Proteins encoded within one genomic window of Lagenorhynchus albirostris chromosome 9, mLagAlb1.1, whole genome shotgun sequence:
- the SCT gene encoding secretin, whose product MATRALLLLLLLLPPPLLRGCAARPAPPRAPRHSDGTFTSELSRLRESARLQRLLQGLVGKRSEQDTENSTAWTNSAEGHLCLLWSDAPTLQAWMRLRPPEDQAWSPQMPLGLRAGVMVSEPAIPAAEGTQRRP is encoded by the exons ATGGCCACTCgggccctgctgctgctgctactgctgctgccgccgccgctgctccGGGGCTGCGCCGCGCGCCCCGCGCCCCCCAG GGCCCCGCGACACTCGGACGGGACTTTCACCAGCGAGCTCAGCCGCCTGCGGGAGAGCGCGCGGCTGCAGCGGCTGCTGCAGGGCCTGGTGGGGAAGCGCAG CGAGCAGGACACAGAGAACAGCACAGCCTGGACCAACTCTGCGGAGGGCCACCTCTGCCTGCTGTGGTCGGACGCGCCCACCCTGCAGGCCTG GATGCGCCTGAGGCCCCCCGAGGATCAGGCCTGGTCTCCCCAGATGCCTCTTGGACTGAGGGCTGGGGTCATGGTGTCAGAGCCGGCCATCCCTGCTGCTGAGGGGACCCAGAGGAGGCCCTGA
- the CDHR5 gene encoding cadherin-related family member 5 gives MVTWALLLPLLVAVAQAQVCSVEKNSFEVSENTSPGQLLLNITVPEGQQVTLGPSPTRFAFRIQGTQLFLNVTPDYEENSMLEAVLECKRDDTVVTSLRVFVSVLDVNDNPPRFPFVVKVQRVSEDTKVNAVVIPETELRAQDLDKDDVLFYTLQEVTPGTSGFFSLVGASRPELRLDRSLDFDRWPNMTFQLLVRDTREENVEPSHTATATLVLEVRPADLRAPWFLPCTYSDGFVCVEAQYHGAVPTGHTLSGPLILHPGPIYAVDGDRGIHQPIVYSIIRGNEDGSFSIDANTGNLTMTKSIPSPKTFLLLVKGEQADHARYSVTQVTVEAQAASGSPPRFPQSLYRGTVALGSGVGVAIKDAAAPSQALRIRAQDPEFPDLNSAITYRVTNNSNFRMDGEAMLTDASLVHAGVFYAEVEARNTVTSGTATTVVEVQVSEQEPAATGPPPSPETAGTTRASSGTTSEAPRPPEPSWGSSTTSSGGDSSPHPSSGTTLRPPASSMPGGPPSAGTSPSSPSASPSGGSAQTSKPGTSLPMSPGPSRTTRPTGSTTIYPSYLHPALRVSRACPRLARECLRWDSKRAAVLPAGTPGTGGSSPPVGCSSDASRFSVVDMAALGGVLSALLLLALVALIVLVHKHYGHRLKCCCGKALEPQPQGFDNQAFLNNPDEASWAPAPSPSSSPVPPAPPEPAPPEPKPPSPETLRRVAESPTVALDGDGPAAVRSILTKERRPEGGYKAVWFGEDIGAAADVVVLNTPASEVDGAGDEGSEGSGDEGAEAGLRGGAQDAPRSDSVYL, from the exons ATGGTGACTTGGGCCCTACTGCTTCCTCTGCTCGTGGCCGTGGCCCAGGCCCAGG TCTGCTCTGTGGAAAAGAACTCCTTCGAAGTCAGTGAGAACACGAGTCCCGGGCAGCTACTCCTCaacatcaccgtccctgagggcCAGCAGGTGACCCTCGGACCCTCGCCCACCCGCTTCGCATTTCGGATCCAGGGGACTCAGCTGTTTCTCAATGTGACCCCGGACTACGAG GAGAACTCAATGCTGGAAGCAGTCCTGGAGTGCAAGAGGGATGACACTGTG gtgaCCAGCCTGAGGGTGTTTGTGTCAGTGCTGGATGTCAACGACAACCCGCCCAGGTTCCCCTTTGTAGTCAAGGTCCAAAGGGTGTCAGAG GACACTAAAGTGAATGCCGTCGTCATCCCCGAGACAGAGCTGAGGGCCCAGGACCTCGACAAAGATGACGTCCTGTTCTACACCCTCCAGGAAGTGACCCCG GGTACCAGCGGCTTCTTCTCTTTGGTGGGTGCGAGCCGCCCAGAGCTGCGGCTGGACCGGTCACTGGACTTCGACAGGTGGCCGAACATGACCTTCCAACTGCTGGTCCGG GACACGCGAGAGGAGAACGTGGAGCCCAGCCACACGGCCACAGCCACCTTGGTCCTGGAGGTGCGGCCCGCCGACCTGCGGGCCCCCTGGTTCCTGCCCTGCACATACTCTGACGGTTTTGTCTGCGTCGAAGCCCAGTACCACGGGGCTGTGCCCACAGGCCACACACTG TCAGGACCCCTCATCCTGCATCCTGGGCCCATCTACGCCGTGGACGGGGACCGGGGCATCCATCAGCCCATTGTGTACAGCATCATCAGGG GAAACGAGGATGGCTCGTTCTCCATTGATGCCAACACAGGCAACCTCACCATGACCAAGAGCATCCCCAGCCCCAAGACCTTCCTTCTGCTGGTCAAG GGCGAGCAGGCGGATCACGCCAGGTACTCGGTGACGCAGGTCACGGTGGAGGCCCAGGCCGCCAGCGGGAGCCCGCCCCGCTTCCCCCAGAGCCTGTACCGCGGCACCGTGGCGCTCGGCTCTGGGGTAGGCGTGGCCATCAAGGATGCAGCTGCCCCCTCCCAGGCTCTGAGGATCCGGGCCCAGGATCCTGAGTTCCCA GACCTCAACTCGGCCATCACGTATCGGGTCACCAACAACTCTAACTTCCGGATGGACGGGGAGGCCATGCTGACTGACGCTTCGCTGGTGCACGCCGGGGTCTTCTACGCAGAG GTTGAGGCCAGGAACACGGTGACCTCAGGCACAGCGACCACGGTCGTGGAGGTTCAAGTCTCAGAACAGGAACCCGCCGCCACAG gCCCCCCCCCGTCCCCAGAGACAGCAGGAACAACCAGAGCCTCCAGCGGCACCACGTCGGAAGCCCCTCGGCCCCCTGAGCCCTCTTGGGGGTCCTCCACGACCAGCTCTGGGGGCGACAGCAGCCCGCACCCCTCCTCAGGCACAACTCTGAGGCCTCCGGCCTCCTCCATGCCTGGGGGGCCCCCCAGTGCGGGAACCAGCCCCTCCTCGCCATCAGCCTCACCCAGTGGGGGCTCAGCACAGACCTCAAAGCCAGGAACCTCTCTGCCAATGTCCCCTGGACCCAGCAGGACCACCCGGCCTACAGGTAGCACCACCATTTACCCTAGTTACCTTCAT CCTGCTCTTCGGGTGTCCCGAGCTTGCCCCAGGCTGGCCCGGGAGTGCTTGCGGTGGGACAGCAAGCGGGCAGCGGTGTTGCCAGCAGGGACGCCTGGCACCGGAGGAAGCAGCCCGCCAGTGGGTTGCAGCTCAGACGCAAGCCGCTTCTCGGTGGTGGATATGGCGGCGCTGGGCGGGGTGCTGAGCGCGCTGCTCCTTCTGGCTCTCGTCGCCCTCATAGTCCTCGTCCACAAGCACTACGGCCACCGACTCAAGTGCTGCTGTGGCAAAGCGCTG GAGCCCCAGCCCCAAGGCTTTGACAACCAGGCCTTCCTCAACAACCCCGACGAGGCCAGCTGGGCGCCGGCTCCTAGCCCCTCATCCAGTCCCGTCCCGCCGGCTCCCCCAGAGCCTGCACCCCCAGAACCCAAGCCCCCCAGCCCGGAGACCCTCCGCCGAGTCGCCGAGTCCCCTACGGTGGCCCTGGATGGGGACGGCCCGGC